A genomic region of Chionomys nivalis chromosome 12, mChiNiv1.1, whole genome shotgun sequence contains the following coding sequences:
- the Oxgr1 gene encoding 2-oxoglutarate receptor 1, translating to MKGTINEPLDGNESDFLDYIAVLENCTDEQQVLFKTQYLPAIYSIIFLVGFPGNTVAISIYIFKMRPWKSSTVILLNLALTDLLYLTSLPFLIHYYASGEHWVFGDFMCKFIRFGFHFNLYSSILFLTCFSIFRYIVIIHPMSCFSIQKTRWAVVACAGVWVISLVAVMPITFLITSTTRTNRSACLDLTSSDDLTTIKWYNLILTATTFCLPLVIVTLCYTTIISTLTHGPQTHSCFKQKARRLTILLLLVFYICFLPFHILRVIRIESRLLSISCSIESHIHEAYIVSRPLAALNTFGNLLLYAVVSNNFQQAFCSIVSCRASGDLDQEKKDSCSNNP from the coding sequence ATGAAAGGAACCATAAATGAGCCACTGGATGGCAATGAATCTGATTTCTTAGACTATATAGCTGTTTTGGAAAACTGCACCGATGAGCAGCAAGTCTTATTCAAGACGCAGTACCTCCCTGCGATCTACAGCATCATCTTCCTTGTGGGCTTCCCGGGGAACACAGTGGCGATTTCCATCTACATTTTCAAGATGCgaccctggaagagcagtaccgTCATCCTGCTGAACTTGGCCTTGACCGACCTGCTGTACCTGACGAGCCTTCCTTTCCTCATCCATTACTACGCGAGCGGTGAACACTGGGTCTTCGGGGACTTCATGTGCAAGTTCATCCGTTTCGGCTTCCATTTCAACCTCTACAGCAGCATCCTCTTCCTCACCTGCTTCAGCATCTTCCGTTACATCGTCATCATTCACCCAATGAGCTGCTTTTCTATTCAGAAAACGCGGTGGGCAGTGGTAGCTTGTGCAGGGGTGTGGGTCATCTCTTTGGTCGCTGTCATGCCTATCACTTTTCTGATCACATCAACCACCAGGACCAACAGGTCTGCTTGTCTTGACCTCACCAGTTCGGATGACCTCACTACTATCAAATGGTACAATCTCATTTTGACTGCCACCACTTTCTGCTTGCCCTTGGTGATAGTGACACTTTGCTACACAACAATTATCAGCACCCTGACTCATGGACCTCAGACCCACAGCTGCTTTAAGCAGAAGGCTCGGAGATTGACCATCCTGCTGCTCCTAGTGTTCTATATATGTTTTCTACCCTTCCACATCCTGAGGGTCATTCGGATTGAATCTCGCCTGCTTTCCATCAGCTGCTCCATCGAGAGTCACATTCACGAAGCTTACATTGTTTCTAGACCATTAGCGGCCCTCAACACCTTTGGAAACCTGCTGCTATATGCCGTGGTCAGCAATAACTTCCAGCAGGCATTCTGCTCCATAGTGAGTTGCAGAGCCAGTGGGGACCTTGACCAAGAAAAGAAGGACAGTTGCTCAAACAACCCTTGA